Within Paramormyrops kingsleyae isolate MSU_618 chromosome 24, PKINGS_0.4, whole genome shotgun sequence, the genomic segment TCCACCACGGCTGAAATGTAGCCGGTGTCCAATCCACCCAGGGCTGCTCCTCAGAACAATGTCCCCCCCTGTTCGCAGCCTCCCAGTCCTTGCCCCTCTTTCCCCTTTCCCTCGTCATCAGTTGCCCCGATGGATGTTCGTAGGCCCAATTCATTGCCCCAGGTGCCCCTGCAGGTCACGTCCCGCTATGGACGCCGGGTTCGGCAGCCAGCTAAATACAAGGACTTTGTCACTTAAAGAGCTTTGAAGGGACACATATGGCCCCTACATGTTCGTTGTTCTTTAAGTGTTGTGATTTGATATTGTACCGTTTGCACAGGCCAGAATCTCAGGCCATGGACTACTTCTACAGCGCAGATACTCTGTTTTCTTTGTCAGTGTTTCACGTCGTGTTGTGCTACGACAACCAAGACCAACTTTAACGACAGTTGATGAAATGTACATATGTTGAGTTGTTGGGTACTGGATGGTTGGTCGTTACTGGCCATATACAGGGTTTTcatttccatttctttttttggttCGTACGTGATTTGTTGAAATGAGGACATTTCTACCACAGCAGGGGAAGACTGTAACCGTATTTACTgtgcacattatttttttggattattttaattaagtgtatgtcactgatttatgttatattattattatgctttgcagtaattttattgaggttaatgtatatttatgttacattacaatgttatgttgaatgatcagaatattaatttattttattttatttataatcagTTACAGCACTTTATTATTTCGGTTATATTTACATGTGTTATATTTAGGTTCAGTATGTTCCCTTGGTTATCCGTTTTATTAGTTCCTATCTGCCCTGGTACACAGGGGGACGGGTTTAGAGGGGAACGGTGAAGAGCGGCTGGGGAAAGAAGTTGGAAGGTGTTGTGCCGCCGTGTTGGTGATTATTAAACGTAATCGTTAGAGAAACTGTAGCCCGCTTACTACCCACAGCCCGAGAGGGAGACTGGCACACGTTACCTACTCATCAAGAAACCAGGGTTACACGTGTTTCGAGTCAGTATTTTACTTTCAGTGCTGTATCTTTAAGATTAGGGGGACGCTAATAGTAGTAAAAAATAGTTAGTTAAGGCCTTTATTTTCAACAGCAGCAACACATTTTTGGATTGTTCTCAAATGAAGAACCTGAGGAAGTCCTTCAACTCTTCGTTCTCCAGCTGCTGAAGTTCTGCTTTGTCGCAGGAAGGCGGAGGAATGAACTCGTTTGGGTCCTCGATCCCGATCACCAGGTCGTAGAAACTGGGGTGCGGAAGAATAAACGCAAAACTGTCAGTCACACGAGCACACGCCCCCCACCAATGCTGCAGCCTCTAACACGGGCACGCGCTTACCTCGTGAGGATCAGTCCTACGTTTTCGACGTGGATTTGGGAACTTATGGGAAGACAGCCGAATTCGGTGAATGTCAGCTTGTATTTTGCTGTGGGAGGGAAACACAGACAGATTAACTTCGAAAGGTAAACTAGGGGACCACATGATTAAATTATCGCTGGGATTTCGAGCAGCGCCCCCTTGTGTTTCTCCTGACCACGCCTCTCTCACCCTTGAGCACTGGTACAGCGCCCGCCCATGAGTTAATCAGCACCCCCCCCATGCCAGGGGCTGAGTTGGTCCCCAGCACCATCTTGCCCAGCAGTTTGGCGTCGGGAGGGATCTCTATCGGCCGGAAGGGAGTCTTCAGTGGCGCCTTCTTGCAGGTTTGGTTTGGGTACGATATCTCATAAGAGACCCCCTGTAAGAAGCAGCAAGTCACTGCACGGCTGTACACAGTTCATTTCCATACACTGTCCGAAGCCGATCTCTGGAAGttacgggcacgaggcagggaataccccagcagggggcgccaacccaccGCAATCCATTGTGCTTGTTTCTTTATAtcactttattttgcttttgcttgtttatcatttatttgtttgtaattttttttcattcgCCTGCACTGCAACTGACATTCAGGATTTGTGCTACTTCAAGATTACGCTCCTTAAGAGTTCAGACGATGCACGGAATCTAAAGTTTATGCACAGCAGCTGTCAGCACTGGGGCTATCCAGTCACGCTTCAGATTAGTCACTGTTATCCTAGGGATGAGGGTCACCTCTTTGTAGAGCAAAAGCAAGTCCACGAAGGAGGTCTGGTTGTGGTGGACTATCAGTGCCCTGACGCGGGCCTGCTGGCTCGGGGTGTCGTAGCTGAACCGCTCAGCTATGATTTTCCCTTCGGGGTATTCCTGTGTGGCAGGAATACTTACAACATCAAATTTTCCGCCCATTCGAGGAGGTGGTTCTGACAGTTGGATTAAATACAGAAATAGAGGGTGAATTCATCACAGTGTCCCGACAGCGTAATCAGAAATACTGCAAACGCTGAGTCTTTTTATAGTTGTTATAGGTACTACAAGCATGACACTGTCAGGACGTGGGTCCCTGTCCAGGTTCTAATGCCAAGCCTttaaaagaccccccccccccccctgtttgtCTCTTACTGCAAGGATGAGGTTTCTCTGTCGCCACGGCCGCCAGGCCCAGGCAGACGGCGAGGAGGCTGAGGGCCCGCATGCTATCTGGCGTTCCGAGGCGGACTGTGTCCCCTGACTCCAAACCCTCCTATTATATGCAGGACGTGTGAGTCCAAGGTTCACGTTCTCCCTTCATCCTACTGTGAGTCGTGTGAATCGGTACCGTTGTGCAAGTTAAAGGTGCACGCGGCCCCCAGCCGCTTCCAGGTTCACAGCACACTGTTTGTGAATTATCTGCATTCTCTGTTGGCAAGTAGATACATACGTACATAAATAATTtgtgctctgtgtgtatgtgtgtgtgtgtgtgtgcgcgcgtgcgcgtgtgcgcgcgcgcgcatacgtgtatatatatcagagggagagagagatagagagagagtaGAAATACTGCGTAAAAATCCTTTTAGCTTGTTTTCTTGTTACTGAAGTATCTGAAATGGACGAATACTGCccacacattttcttttaaaacacATTTGCGTCGTCAGTCATTGTTGCTAATGAACATTATATACAATGTGACACTCATTCACAATGTAACACTCATTCACAATGTAACTCTACATAGTTTCCTTCCAGACAAGCTCACTGGGTGCTAAGAGGAAAACTTGCGTTTTTACAGACTGACGCTGGTCTGAAAGGAATAAGCAAGCTGTTCGGCACGGAGGATAAACACTGAATCAGCACagatgcgtgtgcgtgtgtgtctgtgtgtatgtatgtgtgtgtgtgtgtgtgtctttgtgtgtatgtgtgtgtgtctttgtgtgtatgtgtgtgtgtgtgtgtgtctttgtgtgtatgtctgtatatgtgtgtgtctctgtgtgtatgtatgtgtgtgtgtctttgtgtgtatgtatgtatatgtgtgtgtctctgtgtgtatgtatgtatgtgtgcctttgtgtgtatgtatgtatatgtgtgtgtttgtgtgtttctgtctctgtgtatgtatgtatatgtgtgtgtttgtgtgtctctgtctctgtgtatgtatgtatatgtgtgtgtttgtgtgtgtctggctgtttctgtgtgtttctgtgtgtgtgggtgtttgtgtgtgtgtgtgtttgtgtgtgtgtgggtgtaacACTGCCTGCCAGTGGAGGCTCCTGTGTGTTTGGTCTTCATGTTTGTTCTCCTTGAATGAAGACTCTGTGTACACACTTAGAGAAGTTAAAGTTGCCTGAACTTCTGTTCGTTTCTATTCCTTTTGATGTCGCCCACATGGTGGCACAGGGTAAAGGCCATAAAACCTGAATCACTGCATCATAATGTCTTTTTATGGTTATACTACAGCAATAACAACACATGAACAGTGTGCATGACCTCCTCAGTGTCATGTGATCATTGCTCCTTGACCAAGAGGGAGCCATGGAACATGTGACTGTATGTATCCAATAGCAGTGAGTCACACATTACTGCTCATATCCAATAACAGTGAGTCTCACataactgtatatataaaacCTGCTATTTACACATTTCTAAGCCATTTTTAGCCATACCTCAGTAATGCTAAATGCCAATAATTATGCAATTATGTTTTTCTCCCAGAAGTGTATGTTTCAGAGAGGGAATACAGGCAACAGGATCGATGGTGGAGttcagttttattattttctgagATAGTACAGAACTCAGCCTTTATAGGGACTCTCCTAATTCAGGTGTCAGGTTTACTTTGACAAAAAGCATTTAGTCTCATCGGCCTATgcctggtttttattttttattaccaCACAGCCTTAATTACCAGCTTTGAAGGACattccacatacagtatgtcAAGCTGTCGGTGTATCATGTTGCTGCTCCCACGATATTATTCTGAGGGTGGGAGGGAGACCTTGGTTCCCGGAGtattccccccctccccaactgcTGTCGAGTCGCTCGCACCCTCACCCCTCCGTTGGCCTCTCTGCCCTCTGTCCATCAGATCTGTGCCATTGCCTTTGCCTATTCTACTCCGGTTCTGGCGGCCGGGAACGCCGTGAGCTTCAAACCAATCAGGGGTGCCTTCCCCAAAAGCAAAGTTGCTAACTACTTTAGCATCTTCCATAGTTttagccagtgtttcccaacccagtcctcggggaaccccggacagtccacgtttttgcttcctcccagctcccagccaatcaggaacaccgaatacctggtacaggcaTGCtgagagctgagaggaagcaaaaacatggattgggaaacactggttttagCCATGCAACTGAATGGGTCCAACTATGGCAGTAGCTAACAGGcacttttgggaaacgcacctcAGAAAAGGACCATGTGAATCTTCTAACACCAAGACACCCTGAGGCACCGAGCGTGAGGGGAAAAGCTGTGGAAGGAAATGAGACAAACCTTCATTCTGTGTTTCTCATTGATGGATCTCATCATCTCACCTCATCAACTCTGTTAACAGAAGACAGAAACGATGAGTtttgcttacacaaaaatgttctgaaggcacaaggaaaaatgattggttcagataaccaatcagattgtagagggggtgggccaagcaactagaggaggcggggccaAGACAAACTGGATTTTAGgcccttgctcagggacccaatggTGCAGTCACTCTTCTGACTTCAGCATTTgagccagtgaccttctgatcatggtcACGagtccccccaaccccccgcaccccccacaTATGGGGACAACATGAACCCTCCACACACTGAGCCATGGCGAAAGAATCAAAGCTGCAGTGCAGGAGGCTACAGTGCTGGGCAATAAACCACCAAAGGTCCCTTTGGGAGGAAAACAGTGCTCACTCTGGTgtttccttgggggggggggggggtgacataaCCCAACCCCAGCCCTTGAGCAAGCATTctcccacgtaacacctggatCAGGAAGCTGTCGTGTCCGTCCCGCTGCTGCCACGCTGCCGTCCGCCTGTCTGCTCCCGGGAGTCCAACCTGCTTCGGAGGACAGCTCAACACATCCTGGCATTTCCCCCCACCTCAGAGGGGGCTGCCTCTCCACTAGCTGCTTCCTGTTCAACTCCGCATTTACTGCAGCATTCTCAAAAATTCGGCTCTGAATGGATCCGGCGTTCACccgtagaggagacagtagggatTACCAGTCCTtggggcaattggggttaagggcctgactcaagggcccaatggtgggaccATTCTGCCGACCagaggattcgaaccagcaaccttctgagtcccaacccacagagctgccccctccaacaattttttttttgtttaatactttttggtcagtgcataattaggtatatgttattttacaatttttatatctttataattattctaatatgtcgagaatagtacaaataaacctttctatgggtaagCGTttagacttttgactggtatacaatatacactcacctaaaggattattaggaacaccgtactaatacggtgtttgaccccctttcgccttcagaactgccttaattctacgtggcattgattcgacaaggtgctgaaagcattctttagaaatgttggcccatattgataggatagcatcttgcagttgatggagatttgtgggatgcacatccagggcacgaagctcccgttccaccacatcccaaagatgctctattgggttgagatctggtgactgtgggggtcattgtagtacagtgaactcattgtcatgttcaagaaaccaatttgaaatgattcgagctttgtgacatggcctgctggaagtagccatcagaggatgggtacatggtggtcataaagggatggacatggtcagaaacagtgctcaggtaggctgtggcatttaaacgatacccaattggcactaaggggcctaaagtgtgccaagaaaacatcccccacaccattacaccaccaccaccagcctgcacagtggtaacaaggcatgatggatccatgttctcattctgtttacgccaaattctgactctaccatttgaatgtctcaacagaaatcgagactcatcagaccaggcaacatttttccagtcttcaactgcccaattttggtgagctcgtgcaaattgtagcctctttttcctatttgtagtggagatgagtggtacccggtggggtcttctgctgttgtagcccatccgcctcaaggttgtgcgtgttgtggcttcacaaatgctttgctgcatacctgggttgtaacgagtggttatttcagtcaaagttgctcttctatcagcttgaatcagtcggcccattctcctctgacctctagcatcaacaaggcattttcgcccacaggactgccgcatactggatgtttttccctttgcacaccattctttgtaaaccctagaaatggttgtgcgtgaaaatcccagtaactgagcagattgtgaaatactcagaccggcccgtctagcaccaacaaccatgccatgctcaaaattgcttaaatcacctttctttcccattctgacattcagtttggagttcaggagattgtcttgaccaggaccacacccctaaatgcattgaagcaactgccatgtgattggttgattagataattgcattaatgagaaattgaacaggtgttcctaataatcctttaggtgagtgcatATTGCACACTCAATATTTTAATAATCAATAAATACAGCCACCTAGTGGTTTCAAGCTGCTATTTTTATTCTGCTGTGGCTAAACTAGTAAATTAAGACGCCGGAATCGTAACTTAAATCTAGCGAGCGACCGGACTAAGGAAAATAAGTACaaactaaaattaaaaatcaaaaaaGGCAGCTTGTGGGAAAAGATGAACGTGTAAAAGTACGTAGCCTACTCAAAAATCACCGAAGGAGAATTAAAAGTCGTGGCCAAGTCGAAGCAAGACATTCTCCGATGCCCCAGTTGACAGCACGCTGGTTTTCATGCTATTAACAGTGACGTCAATAGTTAAATCATTCAGTATTATCTTTTGATGAGCAGCTATCCAGAAATTACATCAACTGCTATTGACAGCTTGAAATATTAACGATCAAAGGATAATATTAACACATATAAGGTCCCCTGCAACCTTTATTGACAGTTTGTATATTTCCCGTGAAATGTATAGTCCCCAGGGAAGAACTGGGCCCGGCACAACGTCATAAATCCTGGCGGCTCAGCCAGCCCATAACGCTGTTAATCTCAATTAGAAACCTGCCACCCAAGCCACCCACGTCAATGTGCCATCTCCTTCCCGTACGGGTCTCTTTCAATTCAAGCCGTTCTCCTTTCCTAGATGGATCAATCGGAAGGTCACTATGCTCTTTACCTGCACATGTCATCAAAATCGCAACAAACTCCTGGAATCATTAACTGAACGCTACACATATACTAAATTTAATTATGCAGCGCTTCCGGTGTAGCAACGGTTTCCAAACTCCTGGGAACTGAATTTAAGAAGCTTGCTGTATTTTGTCATGGCACTCAGGACGTCATGAACTCCAAGACAGGCAATTTTTACACTGCATATTTTACCATGGTATATCCAGTGGTTACAAGGCACACAGGGTGAAATGCCCACAATGCCTTGGAGATGCTGATCCATAACCAGGCTGATGCTTAAAAGCAGGAAAAGCACGTGGGCATTATGGAGTCGTTGTGCAAATATGAGAATCAATATagccagtgcttgaagtgggccggaacgcagcggaacgcagttccagaacttctgtattttcgtcttttgggttccaccacttttttctgcgttccggtacttactgaaactgatccgacgcagcgacagtgacccgagaaaattagagttcctgcagtTTCAACAAGATGGTGATCGGGATCAAGGACCCAGACGAGTTAATTCCTCCGCCTTTCTGCGACAAAATAGAACTTCAGCAGACGGAGAGCGAAAAGGTGAAGGACTTCCTCAGGTTCTTCATTTGAGAACAATCCAAAAATGTGTTGCTGCTGTTGAAAATAAAGGCCTTAACTAACTATTTTTTACTACTATTAGCGTCCCCCTAATGTGCGTGTTTTACCAATACCCAATAAGGCGCAGAGATGCTAAATGAGGTCTGATTCAAACTGCCGTCCTTGGTCCGTGTGAATTGACTGCGGCAAGCCatgttgtcttatgtagtcttcAAAAATGCACTTTACCACAGTAGTGGCACACTGATCCTTCAATGGAAAGAGGTTAACATATCGTGTGAAATAGTCCATTACTGCCAGAACATACCTGTTACCTTGTGTGGTGACAGGCAGCTCAGTGATGTCTGCAGTAATCTTTTGGAAATGTCTCTCTACTTGAATGGGCTGTAGCGGGGCTCTTTCATGTGGAGTGGGAGATCCTCGTGTTTGGCATGGCAAGCATTCTGTACAAAACTTGTGAATGTCACGGGACATATATGGCCAGTAGCAGATGCGTCTGGCCCTCAGCAGTGTGCGCTCTGCGCCTTGGTGACCACTAAATGGGTTACCGTGCAGTGTTGCAAGAGCTGTGGGGATGAGAGCTGCGGGAAGAACAACTTGAAAGGAAGCAGGTGCACATGGGCCTGCTTTGATCTTCCTGCACAGGATCCCATGCCGAAGTACCAATCTGGGGAACTCATGCCAAAGTTTCCGCAAGGTGGAAGAGGAGTGTTTCAAGTGGCCTATCGGTGGTTTGGACGCACTGCCCTCTAGCCATGCGATGACTTCACTGAGACATCCATCCTCCCTCTGCTGGTCCCGCAACTTTACGAAGTCCACTGACAAAGTGTGACGGACTTCAGAGAAAACTGGGGCAGTGTGCGCGTGTGACTGACAGTTTTGCGTTTATTCTTCTGCACCCCAGTTTCTACGACCTGGTGATCTGGATCGAGGACCCAAACGAGTTCATTCCTCCGCCTTCCTGCGACAAAGCAGAACTTCAGCAGACGGAGAGCGAAGAGTTGGAGGACTTCCTCAGGTTCTTCATTTGAGAACAATCCAAAAATGTGTTGCTGCTGTTGAAAATAAAGGCCTTAACTATTTTTTACTACTATTAGCGTCCCCCTAATCTTAAAGATACAGCACTGAAAGTAAAATACTGAATCGAAACACGTGTAACCCTGGTTTCTTGATGAGTAGGTAACGTGTGCCAGTCTCCCTCTCGGGCTGTGGGTAGTAAGCGGGCTACAGTTTCTGTAACGATTACGTTTAATAATCACCAACATGGCAGCACAACACTTTCCAACTTCTTTCCCCAGCTGCTCTTCACCGTTCCCCTCTAAACCCGTCCCCCTGTGTACCAGGGCAGATAGGAACTAATAAAACGGATAACCAAGGGAACATACTGAACCTAAATATAACACATGTAAATATAACCGAAATAAAAGTGCTGTAActgattataaataaaataaatgaatattaaaTCTGATCATTCAACATAAcattgtaatgtaaaataaacatacatTAACCTCAACAAAATTACTGcaaagcataataataatataacataaATCAGTGACacacttaattaaaataatccaaaaaaaaaaatgtgcacagTAAATACGTGTCACGTTTGGCttggaggcgagcagggaagcaggcgagagcagcaAGGAAGTCAGGTAAATGGGGTTTATTTCACGAAagacggacatctacggacaatacaatgacagatctggggaagactgactcagacgaggactaaatacaaaagacaagctagacctaacaggacacaggtgatcacactcagggctgaacacgaggtaacgaggtgggcgtggcacacatcaggagcggacggagcggggcgtgacaatacGGTTACACACGTATTAATAAACAGAACTTTCTAAGGACGACTTTGAAAACAACCTGtctgtttttttatgaaaataGGATgggacacctatcagaactttGATTGGGATTTAAGGATTTCCAAAATCTTCATTCCCTCGGACCGTATGCTCAACGCGGGTTAGATCTGCAAACTAGACCTGCAGTTCACCAAAAGTTTtggaaagattttttttaacctagttattaaaaagagaaaaaaagtgTGTCATGACACGGAGGGAATATATGTACAGttagttgtttgggtttttaCAGGCAGTCTGTGTGTTTCCTTACCGCACGAGGCTCTATTGAAAGGCTAATCTGACTCAAGGTGCCCTTGAAAACAGCCATGCACGACAAAGGCCAAAAGATGCTGAATGTGGCATCAAATTTCAGGAAGATGCATTTGCTTAATTTTCATCTGTATGAAGGAAGCAGCGAATTAATTGATATTGCATTTGTGATTAGTCACTTTTTGTCATATGTAATGTGCCGTGTTGTTTGGAAAGTAAGGcgggaggttttttttttttttaaattaacccAGAGGCTTTACTTATGCTAGTGCACGAGATAATTCATTAATCATTCGCTCTACGCTATAGTGCacgtaaaaaagaaaataacctGCTTTGTCTCATCGCTATACGccactgccatctagtggccaaAATGGTTAACAACAGTAAAGTCGTTATCCGCAACAAGCAGTCACATTAATTTAGTACTCTTTTACCGAAAGTGACACACAAACTAAGGGTCAGAGAGCGCGTGTTAAGGATCTCGGTCAAGGGCATAACAAAGATAATTCTGACagtcatgggattcaaacccacaaccttacATAGGTACAGATACCCAATCCATTGCCACATACATTCCCTAAAATTTTACCTTGCCGTAGTCTAACACCCTCAGGGTCACCTGTTCGACTTCCAGTCCCAGGCTCTCCTCATACACACAAGGTTTTTCTCCCACACTCCAAGTATATGTGGTCAAATCCCAGGACCATACAGTGCGCCTGTgagcttgtgccctgtgatggccggCTATCTTATCTGGGGTGCGACCTTATGGTTCCTGGGACAGGCTGCTCACTCACCATGTGCCTGTACAGGATAAGCAACAGAAAATATATAGATGTACCTGAGATTGTGCTGAAGGAAAACCAGTGTTATCTCAGAGAGAAGATGACTTCCTTCGATAAAAGCCATACCGGACCTTCTGGATGACAGTCGGAGATGGAGTGCATGAAAGAGAAAGGCGCCAAAATGAGGCCAATCAAAGTGAGGTTCCGGAACCTCAACTGAGCTACTGACACCAGTGACGATACTCCTGCTGAAAGTCTTAGGATGCTGGcttaatgctttaaaaatgttgctAATTAATTGGCTTCATGACAAAAGCCAATTAACAAGCAATGTTTAGCATATCTTTGCACCTCATCAGCACATACACTCTCTTTAttaagtgtgatttttttttggactgactcattcagtgggctgttccatgaagcaggatttcttgcttagccagatcacttgtcggatttaaggtagtctgggctaaatgaaaaggaatgaaaataaagtccatttagcccagactaccttaaatccaagaagttatctggctaagtaAGAAATCCTCCTTCACGGAATACCCCCCAGTTCTgctcttgccattttgctattaattacagttgtagtcactggctcccaaagggatactaaacataAACATTTGGTGTTTTATATTATTGCAAAGGTATTACTCATTAAAAAGTCCCTAATGAGACTGCCTGACAATCAACTTTATAACTCAGAACAGCTggtttagaactataatttgggtttcgatttattattacttgaaatgaatgttaTACTTACAACTACTGGTTGTTTATggtataaaatgttttttgtaaaCAAGCGAacaaagtaatgatttttgtatTAAGATTAATAAGTTTGCAGTATATTTACTGGATTAAGtttcccaagactttctgtgagcgctGTAATAGTATTATTTTGGCATAttaatcgtttttttttttttttagtatatttCTACCAAATTGTTGGCATATCTAGAGCTTCC encodes:
- the LOC111850460 gene encoding ependymin-like, whose translation is MRALSLLAVCLGLAAVATEKPHPCSKRQTGGGGGSFKGLEYPEGKIIAERFSYDTPSQQARVRALIVHHNQTSFVDLLLLYKEGVSYEISYPNQTCKKAPLKTPFRPIEIPPDAKLLGKMVLGTNSAPGMGGVLINSWAGAVPVLKAKYKLTFTEFGCLPISSQIHVENVGLILTSFYDLVIGIEDPNEFIPPPSCDKAELQQLENEELKDFLRFFI